ATTTTTAGTTGGTTGTAGATGGAAACCACTGTGGCAGTGCCTCTGGTGCCTGTTCGGTTTTCTCGGCTATGAGTGACTCAAAGAATTTGCTCTGTGTAATACcgtcaaaaaaaaaaaaaaatcaaatatttatcGTTGCATAGATTTTAACTTCTGTTCTGTACCCGTGTGTGATGCTGAATTTGTAAGCAGTGGCTCACAGAGCTGCACCCCAGCTTTTCCTagcacaggcagtgcctgcGTTTCTGactgatttaccaaaataagagtattggtctaataccGATACTTAACTGTGacggacaaaagactctctaacaatttaaagttcGAAAGTGTACgtttattcagcgctgggcagcatCGTGAGGTAATCCCCAAATAcgcactgcaaaatcacaggtgatcacagagtctgTTTACTGACAAAGGATTCAAATAAATgcatattcataataacagcccctcccattcCCCGCTTCTTATAgtaattagcttgaatagctaTTAATGCGtaattgacttcttaaattaaatcTGGGGTCGTTTtcgtggggaggggtcttaaaaggtGGAAGTAAggtgagtcttcctcaccctaaactcttgaccttttctatcaatgacaatacaaatgatttctggggatagtccaatttttcaaagaatgggtttctggttgcattgtctatgTTCCTTTCGGTCTGCTCACTAGTTTCGGCTTTTCCCATTAGAAGTGCAGCTGAGCAAACGTAAAATGACAATCtattatttaagtttcagataactactcccttctaacttctaattattttcagcaaggtaactaaattcctaattttctaagattagtgtttcaCTGACCATCCTTGTTATCAGTACGTGCTGGCTCCAGCTCACCGCAGCATCTTTCTTTAGAGATGCTCTTGTTGCTTGCAGGACCCTCCCCGCCGGGGACGTCACCGATGGACTGTGGACACTTAGCAGAGAGAAGcgaggagctctgcagcccgGGCGCAGAGCCCGATTGCCGTGCCGGCAGCAATTCCAGCGTGCCCGCGGcggccggggccgctcccgttcccgctccggttcccgttcccgctcccattcccgttcccgctcccggcccgggccgccccgccgccgccaaCGCCGCCCGGGAGCGCAGCCGGGTGCAGACCCTGCGCCACgccttcctggagctgcagagaacGCTGCCCTCCGTGCCGCCCGACACCAAGCTCTCCAAGCTGGACGtgctcctcctggccaccaCCTACATCGCGCACCTCACCCGCAGCCTccaggatgaggaggaggcaCCGGGAGAGGGCCTG
The nucleotide sequence above comes from Oenanthe melanoleuca isolate GR-GAL-2019-014 chromosome 2, OMel1.0, whole genome shotgun sequence. Encoded proteins:
- the TCF24 gene encoding transcription factor 24; translation: MDCGHLAERSEELCSPGAEPDCRAGSNSSVPAAAGAAPVPAPVPVPAPIPVPAPGPGRPAAANAARERSRVQTLRHAFLELQRTLPSVPPDTKLSKLDVLLLATTYIAHLTRSLQDEEEAPGEGLGTLRGDGYLHPVKKWPMRSRLYIGATGQFLTHSAQGDSANHGETSTSSQI